In Macadamia integrifolia cultivar HAES 741 chromosome 1, SCU_Mint_v3, whole genome shotgun sequence, a single window of DNA contains:
- the LOC122074655 gene encoding putative leucine-rich repeat receptor-like serine/threonine-protein kinase At2g14440 isoform X1, whose product MAFLSLLIVLSLFAAVHCQPSPPKGFLIDCGATVPSVIDNRQWLPDGNYVSVGVPKTVSIPGLLPTLSTLRSFPLLANAHRKFCYVVPAYRGAKYLVRTTYFYGGVNGVDSPPVFDQIVDGTVWSVVNTTDDYANGMSSYYEGVFVAKTKTMSVCVAQNTYTKSDPFISALELLILGDSVYNSTDFVNYGLSLVARHTFGYGGPIIKFPDDQFDRYWEPFGDSNPTIQSIRNVSASGFWNLPPEKIFDTALMSKQTMELQWPPGPLLNDTYYIALYFADNGNASQGSSRVLNITVNGIEYYRNLKVTPFGAVVFATKWPLSGQTKIILTPAAGSDVGPLINAGEIFGLLSLGGRTITRDVIALERVRNNLQNTPLDWSGDPCFPREYSWTGVSCSDAPQIRIVALNLSSMGLSGSLSPSIAKLTALTDIWFGNNNLSGPIPDLSPLRILQTLHLEVNQFSGEVPPSLGNITGLRELFIENNNLTGQIPDSLKTKPGLNLKTSPGNNFLLPSPPPAA is encoded by the exons ATGGCATTTCTCTCTCTACTGATCGTTCTCTCCCTCTTCGCCGCCGTCCATTGCCAGCCGTCACCTCCTAAAG GGTTTCTAATCGATTGTGGCGCCACCGTTCCATCAGTAATCGACAACCGGCAATGGTTGCCCGACGGCAATTACGTTTCTGTTGGGGTGCCCAAAACAGTATCCATTCCAGGGCTTCTTCCGACTCTCTCAACTCTCCgctctttccctcttcttgccAATGCTCACCGGAAATTCTGCTACGTTGTTCCGGCGTACCGAGGTGCAAAGTATCTTGTTCGGACCACCTACTTTTATGGGGGAGTTAACGGTGTAGATTCGCCGCCGGTGTTTGATCAGATTGTGGATGGGACGGTCTGGAGTGTTGTGAACACTACCGATGATTATGCAAACGGGATGTCGTCATATTACGAAGGGGTGTTTGTTGCTAAGACGAAGACCATGAGCGTCTGTGTTGCTCAGAACACCTATACCAAATCTGACCCCTTTATATCTGCATTGGAGCTTCTGATTTTGGGAGATTCAGTCTACAATTCCACGGATTTCGTGAATTACGGTCTCAGCTTGGTTGCCAGGCACACTTTTGGATATGGAGGACCAATCATCAA ATTCCCTGATGACCAATTTGATCGATATTGGGAGCCATTTGGAGACAGTAATCCTACAATACAAAGCATCAGAAATGTCTCTGCTTCTGGTTTCTGGAACCTTCCACCTGAGAAGATTTTTGACACAGCGCTCATGTCTAAACAGACCATGGAGTTGCAGTGGCCTCCAGGACCTCTTCTAAATGATACCTACTACATTGCACTATATTTCGCAGATAATGGTAACGCCTCGCAAGGGAGCTCCAGGGTATTGAACATCACAGTAAATGGAATTGAATATTACCGCAACCTGAAGGTGACTCCATTTGGCGCAGTTGTCTTTGCCACTAAATGGCCCCTTTCAGGACAAACAAAGATAATTCTGACTCCTGCTGCTGGATCAGATGTTGGTCCCTTGATCAATGCTGGGGAGATTTTTGGTTTGTTGAGCCTTGGAGGAAGAACAATCACACGAGATG TAATTGCTTTGGAGAGAGTGAGGAATAATCTGCAAAATACCCCACTTGATTGGAGTGGTGATCCTTGTTTCCCTCGTGAATACTCGTGGACTGGAGTTTCATGCTCTGATGCCCCTCAGATCCGTATTGTGGCTTT GAACCTTTCGAGCATGGGTCTTTCAGGATCTCTCTCACCAAGTATTGCCAAATTGACTGCTTTGACTGATAT CTGGTTTGGGAACAACAATTTGTCTGGCCCAATTCCTGATCTCAGCCCATTAAGGATACTTCAGACTCT GCATTTGGAGGTCAATCAGTTTAGCGGAGAGGTTCCTCCATCGCTTGGGAACATCACAGGATTGCGTGAACT
- the LOC122074655 gene encoding putative leucine-rich repeat receptor-like serine/threonine-protein kinase At2g14440 isoform X2, translated as MAFLSLLIVLSLFAAVHCQPSPPKGFLIDCGATVPSVIDNRQWLPDGNYVSVGVPKTVSIPGLLPTLSTLRSFPLLANAHRKFCYVVPAYRGAKYLVRTTYFYGGVNGVDSPPVFDQIVDGTVWSVVNTTDDYANGMSSYYEGVFVAKTKTMSVCVAQNTYTKSDPFISALELLILGDSVYNSTDFVNYGLSLVARHTFGYGGPIIKFPDDQFDRYWEPFGDSNPTIQSIRNVSASGFWNLPPEKIFDTALMSKQTMELQWPPGPLLNDTYYIALYFADNGNASQGSSRVLNITVNGIEYYRNLKVTPFGAVVFATKWPLSGQTKIILTPAAGSDVGPLINAGEIFGLLSLGGRTITRDVIALERVRNNLQNTPLDWSGDPCFPREYSWTGVSCSDAPQIRIVALNLSSMGLSGSLSPSIAKLTALTDIWFGNNNLSGPIPDLSPLRILQTLHLEVNQFSGEVPPSLGNITGLRELFIENNNLTGQIPDSLKTKPGLNLK; from the exons ATGGCATTTCTCTCTCTACTGATCGTTCTCTCCCTCTTCGCCGCCGTCCATTGCCAGCCGTCACCTCCTAAAG GGTTTCTAATCGATTGTGGCGCCACCGTTCCATCAGTAATCGACAACCGGCAATGGTTGCCCGACGGCAATTACGTTTCTGTTGGGGTGCCCAAAACAGTATCCATTCCAGGGCTTCTTCCGACTCTCTCAACTCTCCgctctttccctcttcttgccAATGCTCACCGGAAATTCTGCTACGTTGTTCCGGCGTACCGAGGTGCAAAGTATCTTGTTCGGACCACCTACTTTTATGGGGGAGTTAACGGTGTAGATTCGCCGCCGGTGTTTGATCAGATTGTGGATGGGACGGTCTGGAGTGTTGTGAACACTACCGATGATTATGCAAACGGGATGTCGTCATATTACGAAGGGGTGTTTGTTGCTAAGACGAAGACCATGAGCGTCTGTGTTGCTCAGAACACCTATACCAAATCTGACCCCTTTATATCTGCATTGGAGCTTCTGATTTTGGGAGATTCAGTCTACAATTCCACGGATTTCGTGAATTACGGTCTCAGCTTGGTTGCCAGGCACACTTTTGGATATGGAGGACCAATCATCAA ATTCCCTGATGACCAATTTGATCGATATTGGGAGCCATTTGGAGACAGTAATCCTACAATACAAAGCATCAGAAATGTCTCTGCTTCTGGTTTCTGGAACCTTCCACCTGAGAAGATTTTTGACACAGCGCTCATGTCTAAACAGACCATGGAGTTGCAGTGGCCTCCAGGACCTCTTCTAAATGATACCTACTACATTGCACTATATTTCGCAGATAATGGTAACGCCTCGCAAGGGAGCTCCAGGGTATTGAACATCACAGTAAATGGAATTGAATATTACCGCAACCTGAAGGTGACTCCATTTGGCGCAGTTGTCTTTGCCACTAAATGGCCCCTTTCAGGACAAACAAAGATAATTCTGACTCCTGCTGCTGGATCAGATGTTGGTCCCTTGATCAATGCTGGGGAGATTTTTGGTTTGTTGAGCCTTGGAGGAAGAACAATCACACGAGATG TAATTGCTTTGGAGAGAGTGAGGAATAATCTGCAAAATACCCCACTTGATTGGAGTGGTGATCCTTGTTTCCCTCGTGAATACTCGTGGACTGGAGTTTCATGCTCTGATGCCCCTCAGATCCGTATTGTGGCTTT GAACCTTTCGAGCATGGGTCTTTCAGGATCTCTCTCACCAAGTATTGCCAAATTGACTGCTTTGACTGATAT CTGGTTTGGGAACAACAATTTGTCTGGCCCAATTCCTGATCTCAGCCCATTAAGGATACTTCAGACTCT GCATTTGGAGGTCAATCAGTTTAGCGGAGAGGTTCCTCCATCGCTTGGGAACATCACAGGATTGCGTGAACT